From Melitaea cinxia chromosome 16, ilMelCinx1.1, whole genome shotgun sequence, a single genomic window includes:
- the LOC123661260 gene encoding uncharacterized protein LOC123661260, giving the protein MNHMQQQSRSNNIEIQCVPEHRSENLYTMVKQLVSKVKYDVSEGDVLHCTRIAKLDHKSKRPRTIVMMLSSQKIRDTILAACTKYNKANPRDRLHATHLGISCENIVPIFITEHLLPVNESLRAVTRKKAKDFNYKYVWVCNGHIFLRKTEFSERILINNMDKLKNLL; this is encoded by the coding sequence ATGAACCATATGCAGCAACAATCACGATCGAATAACATAGAGATACAATGTGTTCCTGAGCATAGATCTGAAAACTTGTACACAATGGTTAAACAACTTGTCTCAAAGGTCAAATATGATGTCTCGGAGGGAGACGTTCTACACTGTACGCGCATTGCTAAACTGGATCATAAGTCAAAACGGCCTAGAACGATTGTTATGATGCTTAGTTCTCAAAAAATAAGAGACACTATTCTGGCGGCATGTACAAAGTACAATAAAGCGAATCCAAGGGACAGACTACATGCAACTCACCTTGGAATATCATGTGAAAACATAGTTCCTATCTTCATTACTGAGCACTTGTTACCTGTTAACGAGAGTTTGCGAGCAGTGACAAGAAAGAAAGCCAAGgactttaattataaatacgtGTGGGTTTGTAACGGCCACATTTTCCTCCGCAAAACAGAATTTTCCGAGCGTATACTGATCAATAACATGGACAAATTAAAGAACTTACTCTAG
- the LOC123661258 gene encoding protein TIS11, whose protein sequence is MANQTRPVQTMNTTLSTALGPVGTNNVSSAVGWDQHPVLARAASVPAQRTLEGLLNSLSHRRLERATSDPAPPPPPATSRYKTELCRPFEEAGVCKYGDKCQFAHGVRELRNLQRHPKYKTELCRTFHSVGFCPYGPRCHFVHNAEEARRREPSSPGGSLASLSSGGSLASYMSDGSRSPRSPHSPLTPQSPLAPHSPPALSPPAHATSFAFRRAPSPDPEDERLPVFNRLSSAFGDIMIA, encoded by the exons ATGGCT AACCAAACTCGCCCAGTGCAGACGATGAATACCACACTGAGCACCGCCCTCGGTCCTGTCGGCACCAACAATGTCTCATCTGCTGTTGGTTGGGACCAGCATCCTGTTCTTGCACGAGCGGCGTCCGTGCCAGCACAAAGAACTCTAGAAGGCTTATTAAACAGTCTTAGTCATCGACGCCTCGAACGAGCAACCAGTGACCCTGCACCACCACCCCCACCCGCTACCAGCAGATATAAGACAGAACTTTGTCGACCGTTTGAAGAAGCTGGTGTTTGCAAGTATGGTGATAAATGTCAGTTCGCTCACGGAGTGCGTGAACTTCGCAACCTTCAGCGTCATCCCAAATACAAGACAGAGCTTTGCCGTACGTTCCACTCTGTAGGATTCTGTCCATACGGACCTCGTTGCCACTTCGTTCACAATGCAGAAGAGGCGAGACGCCGTGAACCTTCATCTCCGGGTGGATCGCTCGCATCTCTGTCCTCAGGCGGATCACTCGCATCTTACATGAGCGATGGGTCCCGCTCTCCGAGGTCACCGCACTCACCGCTGACTCCACAGTCTCCACTGGCGCCGCACTCGCCGCCTGCATTATCACCGCCTGCTCACGCCACTTCCTTCGCTTTTCGTCGTGCACCCTCACCCGATCCCGAAGACGAGCGGCTGCCTGTTTTTAACCGCCTCTCTTCTGCTTTTGGCGATATTATGATCGCTTAA